Proteins encoded by one window of Glycine soja cultivar W05 chromosome 15, ASM419377v2, whole genome shotgun sequence:
- the LOC114387675 gene encoding BTB/POZ domain-containing protein At3g22104-like → MEMTPSNVAMLCSAVHFLEMECDDDGPGTPNLKPHIEKFLEGVRFWTWSELLEALKQCQGLFSFKDYLAILDRIVDHLIERLASPGITSPNTCSSNRSSFQFSCDTSSNNSWRNNSSGATWWFEHLLFLKIDLLDKVIRTMVCYDFDHGVVSRFLFYYHNSSCLGAAQAEKIESTEVVIDLLLLLDLRSISCKDLFNLNRTAVSLKMSRSFISKIESLIGPLLDQTTIDYLLLPSPHGKGQAYDVDFVLRLVHIFFFGGSFELTSNRLMRVAKMMDLFLVEVAPDPHLKPFEFEALITVLPDVARESHDQLYLAMDMYLKVHAGLSEKEKISICCTLNHEKLSAELLRHLTRNLVFPSEAKPRAYATRHSRMKTLLQENDHLKNFFESMFRKSFKNMEVKEDVGKRSYDAEELRGDLEGMQSGTQLASMKKSGTHIMSNAMYLPKLCS, encoded by the exons ATGGAGATGACTCCATCCAACGTGGCCATGCTATGTTCTGCCGTTCATTTCCTGGAGATGGAATGTGATGATGATGGTCCTGGAACACCCAACTTGAAACCCCACATTGAAAAGTTTCTTGAAGGGGTTCGTTTCTGGACTTGGTCTGAGCTCCTTGAAGCATTGAAACAGTGTCAAGGCTTGTTTTCTTTCAAAGATTATTTGGCAATTCTGGACAGAATTGTGGATCACTTGATAGAGAGGCTAGCTTCACCAGGCATCACAAGTCCAAATACATGTTCCTCCAACAGGTCAAGCTTTCAATTTTCTTGTGATACTAGCAGCAATAACAGCTGGAGAAATAACTCCTCTGGGGCTACATGGTGGTTTGAACATCTTCTGTTCTTAAAGATTGATTTGTTGGATAAGGTCATAAGGACAATGGTATGTTATGATTTTGATCATGGTGTGGTCTCTAGGTTTCTGTTCTACTATCACAACTCAAGTTGTCTTGGTGCTGCACAAGCTGAGAAGATTGAGTCTACTGAGGTTGTAATCGATCTTCTTTTGCTGCTAGATTTGAGATCAATTTCTTGCAAGGATTTATTCAATCTTAATAGAACCGCTGTTAGTTTGAAAATGAGCAGAAGTTTCATAAGCAAGATAGAAAGTCTTATAGGTCCTCTGCTGGATCAAACAACAATTGATTATCTACTTCTTCCATCTCCACATGGGAAGGGTCAAGCATATGATGTTGATTTTGTCCTAAGGCTCGtacacatatttttctttggaGGCAGTTTTGAGTTAACCTCGAATCGACTTATGAGAGTGGCGAAAATGATGGATTTGTTCCTTGTGGAAGTTGCTCCAGATCCCCATCTCAAACCTTTTGAGTTTGAAGCATTGATTACAGTGCTCCCAGATGTAGCCAGGGAATCTCATGATCAATTGTACCTAGCCATGGACATGTATCTAAAG GTCCATGCAGGATTAAGTGAAAAAGAGAAGATAAGTATTTGTTGTACACTGAACCACGAGAAGCTGTCAGCTGAACTTTTGAGGCATCTTACTCGAAACTTGGTGTTTCCTTCAGAGGCAAAACCTAGAGCTTATGCTACTAGACACAGCCGAATGAAGACCTTACTCCAGGAAAATGAtcatttgaaaaacttttttgagTCCATGTTTCGTAAAAGCTTCAAGAAcatggaagtgaaagaggatgTTGGAAAGAGAAGCTATGATGCTGAAGAACTTAGAGGGGATTTGGAAGGAATGCAGAGTGGGACCCAACTGGCCAGTATGAAGAAGTCAGGGACTCATATTATGAGCAATGCTATGTACTTGCCAAAACTCTGTTCATGA
- the LOC114385762 gene encoding uncharacterized protein LOC114385762, with protein MTKNYGFLICILVIVLDIVAGILGIEAEIAQNKEKHMWVWIFECRYPSYQAFKLGLAAATFLALAHVIANLLGGCICVWSKEQYLSATANRKLAVAFLIFSWVVLAVALSMLMIGTLANSRSRKSCGMFSRHFLSIGGILCFIHGLFTVPYYVSATATKRDEKRPENASHTLDHL; from the exons ATGACCAAAAACTATGGCTTCCTtatctgcatacttgtcattgTCTTGGATATTGTTGCTGGCATACTCGGAATTGAGGCAGAAATAGCTCAAAACAAG gAGAAGCACATGTGGGTGTGGATATTTGAGTGTAGGTACCCAAGCTATCAAGCTTTCAAGCTAGGATTGGCAGCTGCCACATTCTTGGCACTTGCTCATGTAATTGCTAACTTGCTTGGCGGATGCATTTGTGTTTGGTCTAAAGAACAATACCTATCCGCCACAGCAAATAGGAAATTAGCAGTGGCTTTTCTAATTTTCTCGTG GGTGGTGTTAGCCGTTGCATTGTCCATGCTCATGATAGGCACATTAGCAAACTCAAGATCCAGAAAATCTTGTGGCATGTTTAGCCGTCATTTCCTATCCATAGGAGGCATTCTGTGTTTCATCCACGGATTGTTCACTGTTCCCTATTACGTTTCTGCCACAGCTACCAAAAGGGATGAAAAGAGGCCTGAAAATGCCAGCCACACACTTGATCATCTCTAG
- the LOC114388251 gene encoding STOREKEEPER protein-like, translating to MAQKQKLRPSPLDEPPTASSSDSEEEEEQQQQQPSSQQHEEEEEEVSSGEEEEASSEEEEDENLPPPPISKNPPPPPPSNPQPQPTSSESETESGSETESEPHPTPVKVKPLASKPMDQAQKPKAQPSPAPPPPKSASKRPAENNNNNARVADPKRAKKKATESSSAAAISDDEMEEDGKKSGDNSKKFQRLWSEEDELAILKGVVEFTSKTGLDPLKFPNANAFHDFMKKSLHVEFSSNQLKEKLRRLKKKFETQAGKGKNGDAPKFSKPHDQKFFELSKKAWGSEDGGVANGSVEKPKSNGNAAKSPNPKKKESGSRNVASAKKPKPETNPEPAPVPSLEFKESERMEIDQKPDGGDACLFLSELVRYKEGANVSRLDEDDVKRGLELIEESKRAELRGKWKKLHHAEMELFANRSELIGEQTKLILEALRSSNH from the coding sequence ATGGCTCAAAAACAAAAGCTGCGCCCTTCTCCTCTGGACGAGCCACCCACCGCTTCCTCTTCCGATTCCGAGGAAGAAgaggagcaacaacaacaacaaccatccTCTCAGCAacacgaagaagaggaagaagaagtttCCTccggagaagaagaggaagcttcctccgaagaagaggaagacgaAAATCTCCCCCCACCACCCATCTCCAAAAACCCTCCACCCCCTCCTCCCTCAAACCCTCAGCCCCAACCCACTTCCTCCGAATCCGAAACCGAATCGGGTTCCGAAACCGAATCAGAACCCCACCCCACTCCCGTTAAGGTCAAACCCCTAGCCTCCAAGCCCATGGACCAGGCCCAAAAGCCCAAAGCTCAACCCTCCCCGGCGCCGCCGCCGCCAAAATCGGCATCCAAGCGCCCCGCcgagaacaacaacaacaacgcccgTGTCGCCGACCCCAAACGCGCGAAGAAAAAAGCCACCGAATCTTCTTCTGCCGCCGCCATCTCCGACGACGAGATGGAGGAGGACGGGAAGAAGTCCGGCGATAACTCGAAGAAGTTTCAGAGACTGTGGAGCGAGGAGGACGAACTCGCCATTCTGAAGGGCGTGGTTGAGTTCACATCGAAAACAGGGCTGGACCCTCTTAAGTTCCCCAATGCCAACGCTTTCCACGATTTCATGAAGAAGTCGCTTCACGTGGAATTTTCCAGCAACCAGCTGAAGGAGAAGCTCCGAAGGCTCAAGAAGAAGTTTGAGACCCAGGCAGGAAAAGGGAAGAATGGAGATGCCCCTAAGTTTTCCAAACCGCACGATCAGAAATTCTTTGAATTGTCCAAAAAGGCTTGGGGAAGTGAGGATGGTGGTGTAGCCAATGGCTCCGTGGAGAAGCCCAAGTCCAATGGGAATGCTGCCAAGAGTCCGAATCCGAAGAAGAAGGAATCCGGTAGCAGGAATGTGGCTTCTGCTAAGAAACCGAAGCCTGAAACAAATCCGGAGCCGGCGCCGGTGCCGTCCTTGGAGTTTAAGGAGTCTGAAAGGATGGAGATTGATCAAAAGCCTGATGGTGGTGATGCATGTTTGTTTTTGAGCGAATTGGTTCGATACAAAGAGGGTGCCAATGTTTCTAGGCTGGATGAGGATGATGTGAAGAGGGGGTTGGAGTTGATTGAGGAATCAAAGAGGGCAGAGTTGAGGGGGAAGTGGAAGAAATTACATCATGCTGAGATGGAACTGTTTGCGAATCGCTCAGAACTGATTGGGGAGCAGACTAAGTTGATACTCGAGGCGCTTCGGTCATCCAATCATTAG
- the LOC114386747 gene encoding transcription factor DYT1-like, translated as MNKATIVEDAITYIEKLQDKVQNLSQELHQMEATSVETAETKIVEIDAVEDMKNWGIQEEVRVAQINENKLWVKIIIEKKRGRFNRLMQALNNFGIELIDTNLTTTKGSFLITSCIKCKNGERFEIHQAKNLLQDVINHI; from the exons ATGAATAAAGCAACAATTGTTGAAGATGCTATCACCTACATTGAGAAGCTGCAAGACAAAGTCCAGAATCTCAGCCAAGAGCTACACCAAATGGAAGCAACTTCAGTGGAAACGGCAGAGACAAAAATAGTTGAAATTGATGCTGTGGAAGATATGAAGAATTGGGGGATACAG gaaGAGGTCAGAGTGGCGCAAATAAACGAGAATAAACTCTGGGTTAAGATCATtattgagaagaagaggggaaGATTCAACAGATTGATGCAGGCCCTCAATAATTTTGGCATTGAGCTTATTGACACCAATCTCACAACCACCAAAGGATCATTTCTGATTACAAGCTGCATAAAG tgCAAGAATGGTGAAAGATTTGAAATTCATCAAGCGAAGAATTTGTTGCAAGATGTTATCAACCACATATAG
- the LOC114388659 gene encoding putative 4-hydroxy-4-methyl-2-oxoglutarate aldolase 3 isoform X1, producing the protein MFLRCRSRGTPIPFNLSFLFSSSLSNHPFIPFLLALCPLGGVCNMAALPTAELSDANATHVASGDVRVLHPVFKVYGQATAFSGPIVTVKVFEDNVLVRELVETKGEGRVLVVDGGGSLRCALMGGNLVQIAYNMGWAGIVVNGCVRDVDDINACNIGVRALASHPLRSNKKRTGEKNVPVYVGGTFIREGEWLYADNDGILVSKFELSN; encoded by the exons ATGTTTCTTCGTTGCAGAAGCAGAGGCACACCAATCCCATTTAATTTATCGTTCCTCTTCTCCTCTTCACTTTCCAACCACCCATtcattccttttcttcttgcacTCTGCCctttgg GAGGAGTTTGTAACATGGCTGCTCTACCTACTGCGGAGCTTAGTGATGCAAATGCAACACATGTAGCAAGTGGTGATGTGAGGGTGCTGCATCCAGTGTTCAAGGTTTATGGCCAGGCCACGGCATTCTCCGGCCCCATTGTCACCGTGAAGGTGTTTGAAGACAACGTGTTGGTGAGGGAGCTTGTTGAGACGAAAGGCGAAGGAAGAGTATTGGTTGTTGATGGAGGAGGAAGCTTGAGGTGTGCATTGATGGGAGGGAATTTGGTACAGATTGCATATAACATGGGGTGGGCTGGGATTGTGGTGAATGGTTGCGTTAGAGATGTGGATGATATCAATGCGTGTAATATTGGCGTCAGAGCCTTGGCTTCTCATCCACTCAGATCCAACAAAAAGCGCACTGGTGAAAAGAATGTCCCTGTTTATGTTGGTGGAACATTTATTCGTGAAGGAGAATGGTTGTATGCAGATAATGATGGCATCCTCGTATCAAAATTTGAGTTGTCAAACTAA
- the LOC114388659 gene encoding putative 4-hydroxy-4-methyl-2-oxoglutarate aldolase 3 isoform X2 has protein sequence MAALPTAELSDANATHVASGDVRVLHPVFKVYGQATAFSGPIVTVKVFEDNVLVRELVETKGEGRVLVVDGGGSLRCALMGGNLVQIAYNMGWAGIVVNGCVRDVDDINACNIGVRALASHPLRSNKKRTGEKNVPVYVGGTFIREGEWLYADNDGILVSKFELSN, from the coding sequence ATGGCTGCTCTACCTACTGCGGAGCTTAGTGATGCAAATGCAACACATGTAGCAAGTGGTGATGTGAGGGTGCTGCATCCAGTGTTCAAGGTTTATGGCCAGGCCACGGCATTCTCCGGCCCCATTGTCACCGTGAAGGTGTTTGAAGACAACGTGTTGGTGAGGGAGCTTGTTGAGACGAAAGGCGAAGGAAGAGTATTGGTTGTTGATGGAGGAGGAAGCTTGAGGTGTGCATTGATGGGAGGGAATTTGGTACAGATTGCATATAACATGGGGTGGGCTGGGATTGTGGTGAATGGTTGCGTTAGAGATGTGGATGATATCAATGCGTGTAATATTGGCGTCAGAGCCTTGGCTTCTCATCCACTCAGATCCAACAAAAAGCGCACTGGTGAAAAGAATGTCCCTGTTTATGTTGGTGGAACATTTATTCGTGAAGGAGAATGGTTGTATGCAGATAATGATGGCATCCTCGTATCAAAATTTGAGTTGTCAAACTAA
- the LOC114388727 gene encoding uncharacterized protein LOC114388727, protein MVLDSFLTSPRLKSPSFRRQFTKDELGSWSTLFQRHRFLLSALVLLTLLCTVYLYFAVTLGASGTCSGLTGAQKASCHMELVKDSVAKGKLKIL, encoded by the coding sequence ATGGTTCTTGACTCCTTTCTGACTTCTCCTCGTCTCAAGTCTCCATCTTTCAGGAGGCAGTTTACAAAGGATGAACTGGGTAGTTGGTCCACACTTTTTCAGAGGCATCGCTTCCTCTTATCTGCTCTTGTTCTGCTAACTCTCCTCTGCACTGTTTATCTTTACTTTGCTGTCACTTTAGGGGCCAGTGGCACCTGTTCCGGGTTGACTGGAGCCCAGAAAGCTTCATGCCATATGGAGCTTGTTAAGGATTCTGTGGCCAAGGGTAAACTGAAGATTCTttga
- the LOC114387421 gene encoding uncharacterized protein LOC114387421: MLEAWVSLKKTLQCKPQPNQVHDPKITRQQKGNQRTKSSNLESSNTKDFIQGSKKHLKKSLSYRGDIDITSPITHEIVLDSSNNGTCRCCPCPQSNNGNKGSEGSHRTRRSATSSKITMTYPVDYNEANVSSNTRALVQMDSDGCSTLTCHKCRKKMKNLDAVEAHHISQHSVTELEEDSSRQIIETICGSGTSSIINSENMLGQIDCILKVLNVPKTFACFEEYREKVKDNADKLQKKHPRCVADGNELLRFHGTTIACSLGTNSSSLCTLDYCGICQILRNGFSTNKEFHGALGVYTTSTSGKAFESISIMTSHERPFPRKSVIVCRVIAGKIHSPLEEERVDSEFDSLAEKINGHSSDAEELYVLNPKALLPCFVVIYKHQTDKVRRILGGSAQA, from the exons ATGCTTGAGGCTTGGGTTTCTCTCAAGAAGACACTTCAATGCAAACCACAGCCAAATCAAGTTCATGATCCAAAGATTACTAGGCAGCAAAAAGGTAATCAGAGAACAAAGTCAAGTAATCTAGAGAGTTCAAATACCAAAGATTTCATCCAAGGAAGCAAGAAGcacttaaaaaaatcactaagtTATAGAGGGGACATTGACATCACTAGTCCCATAACCCATGAAATTGTTCTCGACAGCTCAAACAATGGAACTTGTCGATGTTGTCCTTGTCCTCAAAGCAATAACGGCAATAAAGGTTCGGAAGGTTCTCATAGAACACGAAGGTCAGCTACATCTTCAAAAATAACAATGACATATCCTGTTGATTACAATGAAGCAAATGTTTCCTCCAACACAAGGGCGTTGGTTCAGATGGATTCTGATGGTTGTTCCACATTGACATGTCATAAATGTcgcaagaaaatgaaaaatcttgATGCTGTAGAAGCACACCATATCTCCCAGCATTCAG TCACTGAACTTGAAGAAGATTCATCTAGACAGATAATAGAAACAATATGTGGAAGTGGAACAAGCTCTATTATTAATTCGGAAAACATGTTGGGGCAGATTGATTGCATTTTAAAGGTTCTGAATGTACCAAAAACCTTTGCTTGCTTTGAGGAATATAGAGAAAAGGTGAAGGATAACGCTGACAAACTACAGAAGAAGCATCCACGTTGTGTGGCTGATGGAAATGAGCTTTTAAGGTTCCATGGCACAACTATTGCATGCTCTCTTGGCACAAACAGTTCTAGCCTGTGCACTTTAGACTATTGTGGCATATGTCAAATCCTGCGAAATGGCTTCTCCACCAACAAGGAATTCCATGGTGCATTGGGGGTTTACACCACTTCCACAAGTGGGAAAGCCTTTGAATCCATTTCCATCATGACATCCCATGAGAGGCCATTTCCTAGAAAGTCTGTCATAGTGTGCAGAGTAATAGCTGGGAAAATTCATAGTCCTCTTGAAGAAGAAAGGGTTGATTCAGAGTTTGATTCATTGGCAGAAAAAATAAATGGTCATTCTTCAGATGCTGAGGAACTCTACGTGTTAAATCCCAAAGCCCTTCTCCCATGCTTTGTGGTGATCTACAAACATCAAACAGACAAGGTTAGGAGGATTTTAGGAGGTTCAGCTCAAGCATAA